The Terriglobales bacterium genome contains a region encoding:
- the pgm gene encoding phosphoglucomutase (alpha-D-glucose-1,6-bisphosphate-dependent): protein MASQAKKEESLSPLAGRPAPREILVDVARLEREYFARTPNLADPEQRVAFGTSGHRGSPLRATFTEAHILAITQAICDYRRSQGADGPLYLGKDTHAASAPAQRTALEVLAANGVETILQRDDGVTPTPVISRAILAYNRGRRQHLADGIVVTPSHNPPEDGGFKYNPTHGGPADTEVTRWIEQRANELLRAGNAGVERVPYEAAIKMASTRQADFVLPYVRDLATVVDMEAIRTAGLKLAVDPLGGAAQPYWEPINATYGLDIAVVNPVLDPTFSFMTCDHDGKIRMDCSSPYAMARLVGLKDKYRVAFANDPDADRHGIVTPSAGLMNPNHYLAVAIRYLLTHRPRWRASAAVGKTLVSSSMIDRVVGKLGRRLCETPVGFKWFAPGLFDGSFCFGGEESAGASFLRQDGTVWTTDKDGLILALLAAEITARTGKDPGEHYRELTAEFGAPCYTRIDAAATPEEKAKLGKLSPEAVRASTLAGEPITAKLTRAPGNDAPIGGLKVVVSSGWFAARPSGTENIYKIYAESFRDPAHLQAIVAEAQGIVQNSLAAA, encoded by the coding sequence ATGGCGAGCCAGGCCAAGAAAGAAGAGTCGCTCTCCCCGCTGGCGGGCCGGCCCGCCCCCCGCGAGATTCTCGTGGACGTGGCCCGCCTGGAGCGCGAGTACTTCGCCCGCACCCCCAACCTCGCCGATCCCGAGCAGAGGGTCGCCTTCGGGACCAGCGGGCACCGCGGCTCGCCCCTGCGCGCCACCTTCACCGAGGCCCACATCCTGGCCATCACCCAGGCCATCTGCGACTACCGCCGCAGCCAGGGCGCCGACGGCCCCCTCTACCTGGGCAAGGACACGCACGCCGCCTCCGCGCCCGCGCAGCGCACCGCGCTCGAGGTGCTGGCGGCCAACGGCGTGGAGACCATCCTGCAGCGCGACGACGGCGTGACTCCCACCCCGGTCATCTCGCGCGCCATCCTGGCCTACAACCGTGGCCGCCGCCAGCACCTCGCCGACGGCATCGTCGTCACGCCCTCGCACAACCCGCCCGAGGACGGCGGCTTCAAGTACAACCCCACGCACGGCGGCCCCGCCGACACCGAGGTCACGCGCTGGATCGAGCAGCGGGCGAACGAGTTGCTGCGCGCGGGCAACGCCGGCGTGGAGCGCGTGCCCTACGAGGCCGCGATCAAGATGGCCTCCACCCGCCAGGCGGACTTCGTCCTGCCCTACGTGCGCGACCTGGCCACGGTTGTGGACATGGAGGCCATCCGCACCGCCGGCCTCAAGCTGGCGGTGGATCCGCTGGGCGGCGCCGCCCAGCCTTACTGGGAGCCCATCAACGCCACCTACGGCCTCGACATCGCGGTGGTGAATCCGGTCCTCGATCCCACCTTCTCCTTCATGACCTGCGACCACGACGGCAAGATCCGCATGGACTGCTCCAGCCCCTACGCCATGGCGCGGCTGGTCGGGCTCAAGGACAAGTACCGCGTGGCCTTCGCCAACGACCCCGACGCCGACCGCCACGGCATCGTCACGCCTTCGGCCGGGCTGATGAACCCCAACCACTACCTGGCGGTGGCCATCCGCTACCTGCTCACCCACCGGCCGCGTTGGCGAGCCTCCGCCGCGGTGGGCAAGACCCTGGTCAGCAGCAGCATGATCGATCGCGTGGTGGGGAAGCTGGGGCGCCGGCTGTGCGAGACCCCGGTGGGCTTCAAGTGGTTCGCTCCCGGCTTGTTCGACGGCTCCTTCTGCTTCGGCGGCGAGGAGAGCGCGGGCGCCAGCTTCCTGCGCCAGGATGGCACGGTGTGGACCACCGACAAGGACGGCCTCATCCTCGCTCTGCTGGCCGCTGAGATCACCGCCCGCACCGGCAAGGACCCGGGCGAGCACTACCGCGAACTCACCGCCGAATTCGGCGCGCCCTGCTACACCCGCATCGACGCTGCCGCCACGCCCGAGGAGAAAGCGAAGCTGGGAAAGCTCTCGCCCGAGGCGGTGCGTGCTTCCACCCTGGCGGGCGAGCCCATCACCGCCAAGCTGACCCGCGCTCCCGGCAACGACGCTCCCATCGGCGGCTTGAAAGTCGTGGTCAGCAGCGGCTGGTTCGCCGCCCGGCCCTCCGGCACCGAGAACATCTACAAGATCTACGCGGAGAGCTTCCGCGACCCGGCCCACCTCCAGGCCATCGTCGCCGAGGCCCAGGGGATCGTCCAGAACTCGCTCGCGGCCGCCTGA
- a CDS encoding caspase family protein yields MGIRGILLSLTLLAGTAWAQRPELVPQTGHGATIDEAVFSPDGKLLATSGSYMVKLWSPATGRLLRTLRVDTLASAMAFSPDSKYLVVGEGMGAEVETAPIDSPLRKAGDAYQIQFWDVNTGELVRKVRGHAFWISSIAFSPDGKWLATAGSEGEILLREGASGRVLAQLRGKVESEKAVWPQVTFSPDGSQLAFSDGQDDVEVWDVARRARVRDLGAGTRGAAGLRFTSNGKSLVGVVAAAEKGKGGDLVLWELDTGKQDLLVPGIHGSVAISHDWSLLAVGTEAGNEKRIEFYDLTKGTKLGAAIPGYGILEFSPDDAMLVSWNPYVETKQVEGLGGGGGSPEIIVWDLKKTLLPLQRIPRFSLEDRATEVVAYSVAVGDGGRLLARRIAGMTGGDTLALWDLTSNSGPRLLRAPQGVTANIALSQRGRWVALSVPGGVLTADLDKGEPKLLKLPEHDSSAWTDILALSPDEQLLARTGMDGKIKPLTIWQIASGNVSVSLTDVVGFAWFPDSHQFVTGDKEGNIQVRASETGQVVRKLGVHAKVNAVAVSPDGRRVASGADDGTVRIWDAVRGVQVASFAEPGCAFGPDAPSKSTVTIKVMPDCVAALQFSPDGRLLVAAGQAAAASIFVWDAATGKLLHSLTNSFDATGSADSKFPFAFTADSRFLIQGTRYITLWDLESGQPAAILATASGGDWLVISPDGYFDGSPGGWKGIAWRFGGSTFDVLPVEAFYGDFYEPGLLSAIVAGNAPQAKQGLEERDRRQPVVTLEATPAADRRTAALAIHVCQAPPYTKHSQGSGARDLRLFRNGILVRRWHGDLLEGKDCRDLAAEVGLTAGMNTLVAYAFNDADIKSEDATAPVEGGEKSAGAEGTGYILAVGVNRYAPPGMDLRYARDDAQAFATEFAQDQAALRNFKTMVPVSLLDDDATAANIRAALAILAGDPVPLSEAQRRLFAGLRRAQPEDGVFLFFAGHGTAVHNQFYLLPHDFAPAAMAQDPEQAHALSDVDLGRLFEGIDGRHFLVIIDACRSGQALEAEEKRQGAMNSKGLAQLAYEKGMYVLTASQAYQAAMEASQYGHGLLTYSLLNLISHPASTGGELYLLDWLEEAAEQVPALQRNFLEGSRGFSLVEGQERLAPAQRSVQRPRLFYRRDPDPNPLLVVAPPAQPK; encoded by the coding sequence ATGGGAATCCGCGGAATCCTTCTCAGTCTCACTCTGCTGGCCGGAACGGCCTGGGCGCAGCGCCCCGAACTGGTGCCGCAGACCGGGCACGGCGCCACCATCGACGAAGCCGTCTTCAGTCCCGACGGCAAGCTGCTGGCCACCTCGGGCAGCTACATGGTCAAGCTGTGGTCGCCGGCCACCGGGCGGCTGCTGCGCACCCTGCGCGTGGATACCCTGGCCTCCGCCATGGCCTTCAGTCCCGACAGCAAGTATCTGGTGGTGGGCGAAGGCATGGGCGCGGAGGTGGAGACAGCGCCCATCGACAGCCCTCTGCGCAAGGCCGGCGACGCCTACCAGATCCAGTTCTGGGATGTGAACACCGGCGAACTGGTGCGCAAGGTGCGAGGCCACGCTTTCTGGATCTCCTCGATCGCCTTCAGCCCGGACGGCAAGTGGCTGGCCACCGCCGGCTCCGAAGGCGAGATCCTGCTGCGCGAAGGCGCCAGCGGCCGCGTCCTGGCGCAACTGCGCGGGAAGGTGGAGTCCGAGAAGGCGGTGTGGCCGCAGGTGACCTTCAGCCCCGACGGTTCCCAGCTAGCCTTCAGCGACGGCCAGGACGACGTCGAGGTGTGGGACGTCGCCCGGCGCGCCCGTGTTCGCGATCTGGGCGCGGGCACGCGCGGCGCCGCCGGCTTGCGCTTCACCAGCAACGGAAAGTCCCTGGTGGGCGTGGTCGCTGCGGCGGAAAAAGGAAAAGGCGGCGACCTGGTGCTCTGGGAGCTGGACACGGGCAAGCAGGACCTGCTGGTCCCCGGCATCCATGGCAGCGTCGCCATCTCCCATGACTGGAGCCTGCTGGCGGTGGGCACGGAGGCCGGCAACGAGAAGAGGATCGAGTTCTACGATCTCACGAAGGGGACCAAGCTGGGCGCCGCCATCCCCGGCTACGGCATCCTGGAGTTCTCTCCCGACGACGCCATGCTGGTCAGCTGGAATCCGTACGTGGAGACCAAGCAGGTGGAGGGCCTGGGCGGAGGAGGCGGCAGCCCCGAGATCATCGTCTGGGACCTGAAGAAGACGCTGCTGCCGCTGCAGCGCATTCCCCGCTTCAGCCTGGAGGACCGGGCCACCGAGGTGGTGGCTTACAGCGTGGCCGTGGGCGACGGCGGTCGGCTGCTGGCGCGGCGCATCGCCGGCATGACCGGGGGCGACACCCTGGCGCTGTGGGACCTGACCTCCAACTCCGGGCCGCGGCTGCTGCGCGCTCCCCAGGGCGTGACCGCGAACATCGCCCTCAGCCAGCGCGGCCGGTGGGTCGCGCTCTCGGTCCCGGGCGGCGTCCTCACCGCCGACCTCGACAAGGGCGAGCCCAAGCTCCTCAAGCTGCCCGAGCACGACAGCTCGGCGTGGACCGATATCCTGGCCCTCAGTCCGGACGAGCAACTCCTCGCGCGCACCGGCATGGACGGCAAGATCAAGCCCCTGACCATCTGGCAGATCGCCTCCGGCAACGTCTCCGTGAGCCTGACCGACGTGGTGGGCTTTGCCTGGTTCCCCGACTCGCACCAGTTCGTCACCGGCGACAAGGAAGGAAATATCCAGGTGCGCGCCAGCGAGACCGGCCAGGTGGTGAGGAAGCTGGGCGTCCATGCCAAGGTGAACGCGGTGGCAGTCAGCCCCGACGGGCGGCGGGTGGCCAGCGGCGCCGATGACGGCACGGTCCGCATCTGGGATGCGGTCCGCGGGGTCCAAGTCGCGTCCTTCGCTGAGCCCGGCTGTGCCTTCGGACCCGACGCCCCCTCCAAGAGCACGGTCACGATCAAGGTGATGCCCGACTGCGTCGCCGCCTTGCAGTTCAGCCCCGACGGGCGGCTGCTGGTGGCCGCGGGGCAGGCCGCGGCCGCCTCCATCTTCGTGTGGGACGCCGCCACCGGCAAGCTGCTGCACAGCCTGACCAACTCCTTCGACGCCACCGGCAGCGCCGACAGCAAGTTCCCCTTCGCCTTCACCGCCGACAGCCGCTTCCTCATCCAGGGCACGCGCTACATCACGCTGTGGGATCTCGAGAGCGGGCAGCCGGCTGCCATCCTGGCCACCGCCTCCGGCGGAGACTGGTTGGTGATCTCCCCCGACGGCTACTTCGACGGCTCTCCCGGAGGCTGGAAGGGCATCGCCTGGCGCTTCGGCGGCAGTACCTTCGACGTGTTGCCGGTAGAGGCCTTCTATGGCGACTTCTATGAGCCCGGGTTACTCTCGGCGATCGTGGCCGGGAACGCGCCCCAGGCCAAGCAGGGCCTGGAGGAGCGCGACCGCCGCCAGCCGGTGGTCACGCTGGAGGCGACCCCGGCGGCGGACCGGCGCACCGCCGCGCTCGCCATCCACGTCTGCCAGGCTCCCCCGTACACGAAGCACAGCCAGGGTAGCGGAGCGCGCGACCTGCGACTCTTCCGCAACGGCATCCTGGTACGGCGCTGGCACGGAGACCTGCTCGAGGGGAAGGATTGCCGCGACCTGGCTGCCGAAGTCGGTCTTACCGCCGGGATGAACACGCTGGTGGCCTACGCCTTCAACGATGCTGACATCAAAAGCGAGGACGCGACCGCGCCGGTGGAGGGCGGCGAGAAGTCCGCCGGAGCGGAAGGCACCGGCTACATCCTGGCGGTGGGCGTGAACAGGTACGCGCCCCCGGGCATGGACCTGCGCTACGCCCGTGACGATGCGCAGGCCTTCGCCACCGAGTTCGCCCAGGACCAGGCCGCGCTGCGGAACTTCAAGACCATGGTCCCGGTCTCGCTGCTCGACGACGACGCCACCGCCGCCAACATCCGCGCGGCGCTGGCCATCCTCGCCGGGGACCCGGTGCCGCTCAGCGAGGCGCAACGCCGCCTCTTCGCCGGCCTGCGCAGGGCGCAGCCGGAGGACGGCGTCTTCCTCTTCTTCGCCGGGCACGGCACCGCGGTCCACAACCAGTTCTATCTGCTGCCGCACGACTTCGCGCCCGCTGCGATGGCCCAGGATCCCGAGCAGGCCCACGCTCTCTCCGACGTCGATCTGGGCCGCCTCTTCGAGGGCATCGACGGCCGCCACTTCCTGGTCATCATCGACGCTTGCCGCTCCGGCCAGGCGCTGGAAGCGGAGGAGAAGCGCCAGGGCGCTATGAACTCCAAGGGCCTGGCGCAACTGGCCTACGAGAAGGGCATGTACGTCCTCACCGCCTCGCAGGCCTACCAGGCAGCCATGGAGGCTTCGCAGTACGGCCATGGACTGCTGACCTACAGCCTGCTGAACCTGATCTCCCACCCGGCCTCCACCGGCGGGGAACTCTACCTGCTCGACTGGCTGGAAGAAGCGGCCGAGCAGGTGCCGGCGTTGCAGCGCAACTTCCTGGAGGGTTCGCGCGGCTTCAGCCTGGTGGAGGGCCAGGAGAGGCTGGCGCCCGCGCAGCGCAGCGTACAGCGTCCCCGGCTCTTCTACCGGCGCGACCCCGACCCCAATCCTCTGCTGGTGGTGGCGCCGCCGGCCCAGCCCAAGTAA
- a CDS encoding FtsX-like permease family protein, with protein MKAYDLVELAGRNLRESVLRNSLTILGISVGVASLVAMLSLGIGLQQLAGKRLEKAGIFDTVFVTSRRDFRGMNREESAGGASPEQARALDEPARLEIERLPNVVEAYPDLRFITEVRYAEKPHLTMVAGLPYSAGNTDAFEGLAGSFFSSDTAPEAVLQKPFAEELLGRKPKPGLDDTKAADLAKELVGKDVAILYAQRAAPSSGEETAESYSVISRRQTLKIVGISDVDPEGMRGPVRANVFLPLKLAQSLHVMQASDLRDSMRSFSNVPTYLSLTVRVKSPKQVEGVQNAIKKMGFNTFSILDASRSLQRFFAVLDLFLGIFGSLALVVASLGIINTLVMAILERRREIGIMKAIGGSDWDVAFLFLTEAVAMGVTGGSLGVLLGWLIGRVINFGTNVYLQRQSLPPENLWAVPWWLVLGAIIFAQIVSLVAGVYPALRAAKLDPVQALRYE; from the coding sequence GGCGGGGCGCAACCTGCGCGAGTCGGTGCTGCGCAATTCCCTGACGATTCTCGGCATCTCGGTGGGAGTGGCCTCGCTGGTGGCCATGCTCTCTTTGGGCATCGGCCTGCAGCAACTGGCGGGCAAGCGGCTGGAGAAGGCCGGCATCTTCGATACTGTCTTCGTCACCTCGCGCCGCGACTTTCGCGGCATGAACCGCGAGGAGAGCGCCGGCGGAGCCAGCCCCGAGCAGGCGCGGGCCCTCGACGAGCCCGCGCGGCTGGAGATCGAGCGCCTGCCCAACGTGGTCGAGGCCTATCCCGACCTTCGCTTCATCACCGAGGTGCGCTACGCCGAGAAGCCGCACCTCACCATGGTGGCCGGTCTTCCCTACTCCGCCGGAAACACCGACGCCTTCGAAGGTCTGGCGGGCAGCTTCTTCTCTTCCGACACGGCGCCCGAGGCCGTCCTGCAGAAGCCCTTCGCCGAGGAGTTGCTCGGCCGCAAACCCAAGCCGGGTCTGGACGACACCAAGGCCGCGGACCTCGCCAAGGAGCTGGTGGGGAAGGACGTGGCGATCCTCTACGCGCAGCGGGCCGCGCCTTCCTCGGGCGAGGAAACGGCGGAATCCTATTCCGTCATCTCGCGTCGCCAAACGCTGAAGATCGTGGGCATCTCCGACGTGGACCCGGAAGGCATGCGCGGCCCGGTGCGCGCCAATGTCTTCCTGCCGCTGAAGCTGGCGCAAAGCCTGCACGTGATGCAGGCCTCCGACCTGCGCGACAGCATGCGCTCCTTCTCCAACGTTCCCACCTACCTCTCTCTCACCGTGCGAGTGAAGAGCCCGAAGCAGGTGGAAGGAGTGCAGAACGCCATCAAGAAGATGGGTTTCAACACCTTCTCCATCCTGGACGCCAGCCGCAGCCTGCAGCGCTTCTTCGCGGTGCTGGACCTGTTCCTGGGGATCTTCGGCAGCCTGGCGCTGGTGGTGGCTTCGCTGGGCATCATCAACACGCTGGTGATGGCCATCCTGGAGCGGCGGCGCGAGATCGGCATCATGAAGGCCATCGGCGGCAGCGACTGGGACGTCGCGTTCCTATTCCTCACGGAAGCCGTTGCCATGGGCGTGACGGGGGGAAGTCTGGGCGTGCTGCTGGGCTGGCTGATCGGGCGGGTGATCAACTTCGGCACCAACGTCTACCTCCAGCGCCAGTCGCTGCCCCCGGAGAACCTGTGGGCAGTGCCCTGGTGGCTGGTTCTGGGAGCGATCATCTTTGCGCAGATCGTGAGCTTGGTCGCCGGCGTATATCCCGCACTGCGCGCCGCCAAGCTCGACCCGGTGCAGGCTTTGCGCTACGAATAG